Proteins from a genomic interval of Pirellulales bacterium:
- a CDS encoding IS5/IS1182 family transposase, which produces WLVRYRRHARDYERNTETSEAMIYIAMINLMSRPLTRHKYI; this is translated from the coding sequence ATGGCTCGTCCGCTACCGCCGCCACGCCCGCGACTACGAACGCAACACCGAAACCAGCGAGGCCATGATCTACATCGCCATGATCAACCTCATGTCACGCCCCCTGACCCGACACAAATACATTTGA